A single genomic interval of Desulfovibrio intestinalis harbors:
- a CDS encoding GlcG/HbpS family heme-binding protein — protein sequence MRALILSLTLVLILGLGTAHSAPVKTHLPGDLTLEEAQTILTAALHKAKNIGIPMNIALVDAGGNLKIFAREDGAFLGSIDIAKKKAITARFFNMPTSEFGAAAQPGKELFGIEATNDGLVIFGGGELLVRDGVIIGAIGVSGGSVMEDTAVAKAGATALQASSTSFKKSF from the coding sequence ATGCGCGCGCTTATTCTTTCACTCACACTGGTTCTGATTCTGGGCCTGGGCACGGCCCATTCCGCGCCTGTCAAAACCCACCTTCCCGGCGATCTGACGCTGGAAGAGGCTCAAACCATCCTCACCGCAGCTTTGCACAAGGCAAAAAACATTGGAATTCCAATGAACATTGCCCTTGTGGACGCAGGGGGAAACCTCAAAATCTTTGCACGCGAGGACGGGGCTTTTCTTGGCAGCATAGACATTGCGAAAAAGAAGGCCATAACTGCACGCTTTTTCAACATGCCCACATCTGAATTTGGGGCAGCCGCTCAGCCGGGTAAAGAACTGTTCGGCATTGAGGCAACCAATGACGGACTTGTGATTTTCGGCGGCGGCGAGTTGCTGGTGCGCGATGGCGTCATAATCGGGGCCATTGGCGTGAGCGGCGGAAGCGTTATGGAAGATACTGCGGTGGCCAAGGCAGGAGCG
- a CDS encoding DUF1090 domain-containing protein, whose protein sequence is MSTFAQAAQAESICGNKIAQLEKQLAIAKQHNNTGKAAGLERALEKVRTWCTDENELSEAEVKVFEKQEKVAERQDELDKAVAKGDGQKKIEKRKQKLTEAQGELREAEKARDALKQTP, encoded by the coding sequence ATGAGCACATTCGCGCAGGCTGCACAGGCAGAGAGCATTTGCGGCAATAAAATTGCTCAATTGGAAAAACAGCTGGCAATTGCCAAACAGCACAACAACACAGGCAAGGCGGCAGGGCTTGAGCGTGCGTTGGAAAAGGTACGCACCTGGTGCACGGATGAAAACGAACTGTCCGAAGCTGAAGTGAAGGTGTTTGAAAAGCAGGAAAAGGTAGCAGAACGTCAGGATGAACTGGACAAGGCCGTTGCCAAGGGTGACGGGCAGAAAAAGATAGAGAAGCGCAAGCAGAAGCTGACAGAAGCGCAGGGCGAACTGCGTGAAGCTGAAAAGGCCCGTGACGCCCTGAAGCAAACTCCATAA
- a CDS encoding sulfite exporter TauE/SafE family protein has product MEFGLIALVAGIAAAFAGGFIDAIAGGGGLVTMPALLLTGVPPHMALGANKFSACLGTCVALGNFARSRLVLWRVALIGLAFSLLGSWAGARLALHVEPALLGKILVGLLPVGMCATLMPRKERAGTAEDMTLYGPRLWLLTPMVCLLIGAYDGFFGPGTGSFLILAFHWILRMGLMEASATSKVLNLASNFAGLMVFMINGVVVWSLALPMAVACCMGNWLGSRLAIRVGPAAVRRFLMVSLSLLLLTLVWQYFLMPLIR; this is encoded by the coding sequence ATGGAATTCGGCCTCATCGCCCTGGTGGCAGGCATTGCTGCCGCATTTGCCGGGGGCTTTATTGATGCCATTGCCGGAGGAGGCGGCCTTGTGACCATGCCCGCCCTGCTGCTCACGGGCGTGCCGCCGCATATGGCTCTGGGAGCCAACAAATTCAGCGCCTGCCTGGGCACCTGCGTAGCCCTGGGCAACTTCGCGCGCAGCCGCCTTGTGCTTTGGCGTGTGGCCCTGATCGGGCTGGCGTTTTCTCTTTTAGGCTCCTGGGCAGGAGCGCGTCTGGCGCTGCATGTGGAGCCAGCCCTGCTGGGCAAAATTCTTGTTGGCCTTCTGCCCGTGGGCATGTGCGCAACGCTCATGCCGCGCAAGGAAAGAGCTGGCACAGCTGAAGACATGACCCTGTATGGCCCGCGCCTCTGGCTGCTGACACCAATGGTCTGCCTTCTTATCGGCGCGTATGACGGATTTTTCGGCCCTGGCACTGGCAGTTTTCTGATTCTCGCTTTCCACTGGATTTTACGCATGGGCCTGATGGAGGCATCGGCAACGTCCAAGGTGCTCAATCTGGCGTCCAATTTTGCAGGACTGATGGTCTTTATGATCAACGGCGTGGTTGTCTGGAGCCTGGCCCTGCCTATGGCCGTGGCCTGCTGCATGGGCAACTGGCTTGGCAGCCGTTTGGCCATTCGTGTCGGCCCCGCCGCAGTGCGCCGCTTCCTGATGGTTTCGCTCAGCCTGTTGCTGCTTACCCTTGTGTGGCAATATTTTCTGATGCCTCTCATACGGTAG
- a CDS encoding DMT family protein codes for MNVPVPVATVGLLFFSNVFMTFAWYGHLRYKGAALPIVILVSWGLAFFEYVLQVPANRIGYGHFSAAELKTIQEVISLTVFMFFSAFWLHEPLRWNHAVGFGLIVLAAWIIFKEW; via the coding sequence ATGAACGTACCTGTTCCTGTGGCCACCGTGGGCCTTTTGTTCTTTTCCAATGTTTTCATGACCTTTGCGTGGTACGGCCACCTGCGCTACAAAGGTGCGGCCCTGCCCATAGTCATTCTGGTCAGCTGGGGGCTGGCTTTTTTTGAATACGTACTGCAAGTGCCTGCCAACCGCATTGGTTACGGACATTTTTCAGCAGCGGAATTGAAAACCATTCAAGAGGTCATTTCCCTGACCGTGTTCATGTTTTTCTCTGCTTTTTGGCTGCACGAACCCTTGCGCTGGAATCATGCGGTGGGCTTTGGCCTTATAGTACTGGCCGCGTGGATTATCTTTAAGGAGTGGTAG
- the thiC gene encoding phosphomethylpyrimidine synthase ThiC, giving the protein MSTTLCSQNAALRGLLDTHLAALAAEEGLTPETIIAGLEAGTMVLLGNPAHAGLKPILVGQPAKVKVNANIGTSPLNNCPSTEERKIHAALDAGADTVMDLSIAGDLDALRLGMLAACPRPLGTVPLYAVGQQILDADREIASMNPDDLFDEIAKQAAQGVDFVTVHCGLSRRGAEMAVKNNRVLGIVSRGGSMLARWMLENNRENPLLEYFDRLLDICRPYNVTLSLGDGLRPGAGVDAGDAAQWEEVINLGRLAKYALERGVQCMIEGPGHVPLNQVRTQIQGIKRLTNNAPLYVLGPLCCDSAPGYDHIAGAIGGALGVEAGVDFLCYLTPAEHLTLPDEADVRAGVMASRVAAQVGETALGRPHAVAREAAMNAARKALDWEGMSKAALDPQMLEKRREDHKTEEVCAMCGKFCSVKMLRDH; this is encoded by the coding sequence ATGTCTACCACGCTTTGTTCACAAAACGCCGCTCTGCGCGGCCTGCTGGACACGCATCTTGCCGCTTTGGCTGCCGAAGAAGGTCTTACGCCCGAGACCATCATCGCCGGCCTTGAAGCAGGCACAATGGTGCTGCTTGGCAATCCTGCGCATGCCGGTCTGAAGCCCATTCTTGTGGGGCAGCCAGCCAAGGTCAAGGTCAACGCCAACATTGGCACATCTCCCTTGAACAACTGCCCCAGCACAGAAGAGCGCAAAATTCACGCCGCTCTGGATGCCGGGGCAGACACGGTGATGGATCTTTCCATCGCCGGAGATCTCGACGCCCTGCGTCTGGGCATGCTGGCAGCCTGCCCCCGCCCTCTGGGCACTGTGCCGCTCTATGCCGTGGGCCAGCAGATACTTGATGCAGACCGCGAAATCGCCAGCATGAATCCTGATGACCTTTTTGACGAAATAGCCAAACAGGCCGCACAGGGCGTGGACTTTGTCACCGTGCATTGTGGTCTTTCGCGGCGTGGGGCCGAAATGGCCGTTAAAAACAACCGCGTTCTTGGCATTGTTTCACGCGGAGGCTCCATGCTGGCCCGCTGGATGCTGGAAAACAACCGCGAAAACCCCCTGCTGGAGTATTTTGACCGCCTGCTGGACATCTGCCGTCCCTACAACGTCACGCTGTCCCTTGGCGACGGCCTGCGCCCCGGCGCAGGTGTCGACGCGGGCGACGCCGCCCAGTGGGAAGAAGTCATCAATCTGGGCCGTCTTGCCAAATACGCCCTTGAACGCGGCGTACAGTGCATGATTGAAGGGCCGGGGCATGTGCCGCTCAATCAGGTGCGTACCCAGATTCAGGGCATCAAGCGCCTGACCAACAACGCGCCGCTGTATGTGCTTGGCCCCCTGTGCTGCGACAGCGCGCCCGGCTATGACCACATTGCAGGCGCCATTGGCGGTGCTTTGGGCGTTGAGGCTGGCGTGGACTTTCTCTGCTACCTCACCCCCGCCGAACACCTTACGCTGCCTGACGAAGCCGACGTGCGGGCGGGCGTTATGGCCTCGCGCGTAGCGGCCCAGGTGGGCGAAACAGCCCTGGGACGCCCCCACGCCGTTGCCCGCGAAGCAGCTATGAACGCTGCCCGCAAGGCTCTGGACTGGGAGGGCATGTCCAAGGCTGCCCTTGATCCTCAAATGCTTGAAAAACGCCGCGAAGATCACAAGACTGAAGAAGTATGCGCCATGTGCGGCAAATTCTGCTCGGTCAAGATGCTTCGGGATCATTAA